TCGATTAATTCTAACTTAATTCTGTGCGACTAACTCATCTAAAACAACACATTAAAAACTTGTTTCACAGGTAAATATTTTATAGTTAATCAAtagtttttgaaatttcaaCTTTTATTTTGTACAAATGAATTTTACCTAACACAGATTTTATTTAACCCATAATTTAATTAAACCTTTATTCACATGAGATCCATATACTATGTTCCCGATAATAGCTTATTTCTTAGATATCTTTTAAAGGTCTTAAGATTTTTGCTTGGTCTAAATACTGAGGCCTACCTACTGGTTGACATTTACATATCCATATTGAAAATATGAAAGTGGATTCACAGTGGAAGGGAGAGTGTTTGTGTGCTAAGTGTGAATAAGAAAGTCCACATTAGATGGAATTGGAAGCATTGTGTAGTATATTAGTGAAAGGACTCACACCCAataccttaaggttttgggtgaaaaaaAGTGGTTGATCGAGCCTGTTAGGATATGGGCTTATAAAAAGCTTATTTGAACTTTTCTACTAGAACAATAGAAAATGCACTAAATAAGCTCCAATTAGTGCTTTTAATTTTCCATTCAAACTAGTGCGATGTCCATTTAACTTGTGATGTGCTCTTAGTCCAATGTGGATGATGATCTCTCTAGCTCTATGAATGAAAGTGAACTTACACTTGAAGGGGAAGTGTTGGAGTGTCAGGTATGAATAAGAAAGTCTTACATTGGATGGAAATGCCAATGTTGAGCAAATATATAAGTGAAAAAACTCGCACAAACAATACCTTAAGTTTTGTGGTGGAATGATTTGGATGATATCCAATTAACTTGTGACATGCTTTTGGCCCGACATGGATGGTGATCTCCCTAGCCCCTCACGAGCCAACAAACTAAAAAACTGTGAAAGTCTCTAGGTTCCAACAATCCAGCTATGTTTATTGGACAATTAAGTTAAATAAATGAATATTATGAAAACACTGAAAAGTAAGTAAGTCTAAGCTTAGACTTGGTCTTAGGTGAATATCTATCATAAATCCTTGACTTTTTAAATAACAAGGCTGCCTATTTTCCCGTCTCTTCATTTGGTTCATGCACGGACACCATGTTTCCACAccccagaacaaaggcctgtgTTCTTCTTTCCCAACTTAACACTTCCATACCCGTTAGTGTGTAAAATTTGCTTCTGAGATTTGATACTGAACGAGGCTTCTGGATTTTGGGCAGTGAAATATACGTTTTGAACATTTGCAATGGAAGGTTCAAAATGCTGAATGCAAGTCCTTTCACTGTTTATTATCTACCTTAGACAGTCTTCATGGAACAATTAAATTGTTGACattgtatttatttttcttcacattgtaAAACTAGTTTTTAATGACAGGCAAGCAGTTGAAACTGTCAAATTCCCATCAGAGCTTACCAAAGTTCATGCGGAGCTTAAACATTGAGAACAAGAGTTGATTGAGCATAAGGGAGAACTTGAAGTTGCACGCACTGAGGCTAAGCTTCGGAATGAAATTCTGAAAATGACTTCTCTTATTTTAGGTACTCTCATTCAATCTCATGGATAAATGAAACAGGACCATTACTTTTTCCTGGCATGGCTTTTTAGTTTGTATGAAATGGGTGTCGTAGAACAATAAAGATAGGAAGTATGTGATAtgagggcccgtttggtggtcagaaTAAGATacgataggatatgatatgtgaacaggataacaacaagatatgataagagcaggatagactcttatcatatcctgtgtttgaggtgcacatgataaggacaagatatgataagaaaaaaaatatcagatttatatttgaataaaaaaatacatttaaaaattgatcattctattaaatataatttctttacattttgatgaatagtctatattttaaaataaatacaattaatttaaattttattaattagtttattttattgttttgaatataacatatattttaaataaaattatgcagttaaccaattggttttcatttagtcgtgacacgtgataattaacaataaaagttaactaaattaagaatattattatttcaaaagtactttatatttaaattataaatttataatttaaatataaagtacgtttgaaattaagaataatttataagtaattttaaataataggagatgaaaatagaaaattaatctattcctattaaaaaatcaatatctgtaatcaatggttttcacttagttgtgacacgtgataaacaataaaaattaaccaaattaaaatattattattacaaaaatactttatatttaaattattatataagtagataaataatttttaaataataggagatgaaaatattaaattagtctattattattaataaattaatatttgtgagtagtctattttactatttatgaataataattttatttattttttattttaattaaattaatatttttatatttattaattaatattattataaattataaattatataatattaaaataaattaatttgaagttaggatactgaaagaaaatatataactgatatcctatcctgttctatcctagctcccccctcgggataacttttacacatgattgacatgataggataggagacagAATAATGTTATCTAtactgctggcgcaacaaacaacagataacaacatgatacgattattatcctgtcctatccCATCATGTCCTGGTCACCAAACAAGTCCTGAGTGTCCTTATTGAGCAATCATGCTGATACGACTCTAGCGTGACATAGGCTCTTGATATTCCAACTTCATTAGCATGCGAGTTGCTGTTTTAAGGAGCCTTACCCTTAGAGCATTTTCAATgatagtatctaatgttaaatacgtACTCgtatgagtatctattaccattgaagtacatattcaattccaacatgacaaagatgagtatgtgagaatagatactctacactagacttgGAAAGTGaacttgtatttattacaaacacttacaattaatataagttgcaaatataattaattaaaatgaagataaataataaaatatacaaatatgatgttgatggtgagatccactatagaaacttttaagagctattgggttggagtaaaaaataGTAAAGTTATATAGATGATGTGACATCATGAGGaattataaaaaatgaagtgtacatattttagtgagtatgatggatgtaaGATGATCTTATTTTGGTTATCTATCTTGTAATAAGATGTGCTTTCTCAATTTGGAGCAACCAACCCGTGATTGTTATGTTCAATCAGAAACCGCATATGAGGGATTATCTACCATGTAATTGGTAGGAAATGCGGCTGCATTGGATTAGAAACAAATTGACCGAGCCTCCAATTGACTGCATAACAAAGATCAGGCCTAGTTATCAATAATTATAATTAGGttcttattattttaattatcaaaTTCCTATTGATTATCCTCTAATCATGCGCTTGTCTTTTGTCCAAGAATAAGTCGATAGACTTTTGACTAAAGAATGGGTCCATAACAGATTTACAAAATCTGAATAATTAATATCATaagaacctaattattattgttgATACTAGTGTTAGTGAGAAGAATATTCTTTTTTattaggaaattgaaaactatAATAAAGGTGAAAGATATATACAGTAAATTTTTGGGTTAAAATATATAACAGTCCCTGAACTTTGAACGCAATCtaaaaaccgtccctcgccgaaaaattatCTGAAATATGTCCTCGTactatcaaaaacaaatttgacccatCCCTCCGGCCGCCTTAGCTCCGGCAAgagccattttttatttttacccatccctgaactttgagcgaaatctgaaaaccgtccattttttatttttattttttaaaattaaaattccctaatttctaagaattaactctacctaatttgaaaattctctaatttctaagaattaaaattcCCTAATTTGAAATATGAACTTTGagcaaaatctgaaaattccctaatttctaagaattaaaattgCAAAATTTTTCtaacaacaacaagaagaagacgatgttgttgttggtggaggaaatgagatgaagatgaagatgaagaaagaagaagagaagagaaacaaGATCTGAAGGAGAGAGAACTTGGGAATTGTGGTTAAATTGGGATGAGTTAGGGTTAGATTAAGGGATTTGTGGTTAAATTGGGAATTCAGGCTTAGATTAAAGGGTATTAGatttaattcttagaaattagggaattttaatttaaaaataaaaataaaaataaaaaagggacggttttcagatttcgctcaaagttcaaggatgagtaaaaataaaaaatggctcTTGCCGGAGCTAAGGCGGCCGGAGGGATGTGTCAAATTTGTTTGTGATAGTACGAGGACggatttcagataattttctggcgagggacggttttcagatttcgctcaaagttcagggacagttatatattttaaccCTAAATTTTTTCCTACTCCAATTTGATCTAagaatttatttctcaaaagcagAGATAGCCTCTGTCCCTATGATCTCTCCACCCCTCTCTCAAAAGgtttcttcttttcataaaatcattattttttgttgtgtatgtgttctttactttttttaattacaaattaAATGAAACTCTTAGGAGTTTCTGATGAGCTTAACCTAATTTATTTCTTATTTATATAGAAAtcgtaaaaaaaactttttcgTCTTCACTATTCTCAATACTAAACGTAATTTGTAGAAAGGGATATTTAAACATTCCATAGTAAGGTTAGGAATGTAATATTCTCATGTTCGGTGcaagtttcaaaaaaattattccaGGTATTATAGATTCTTAGGCATGCAATTTGCATTGTTTTCACCAAATTTTATTCCCATGTTCAAGGATGAGTATCTTACATTCCCATGGGAATGGAAGTtattttccaaaaaattttTTTGGTTCATTGGAAAATACtaacttttctttttcaaattttatatttttaaatatttgttataaataaatttaaagaaCATACTTGAGAATTGAATTTATTGACcaaacaatttttaaaagatGCTCTGGAATAACATTACCATCATAATATTCCTAATAATAAGATTCCTGGGTTAATTTTCTAAAACTTGTAACAAAGGCAAAGACAACAAAGTGAAAATAATATGGAACATTTGAAATAACAAATCAAAACAAGAAAACAAATCCAAAACAAACAAGACAATGAGTAACCTAAACCTTAATTGTTTTAGTTATAAATCCATGTGGCATTCACACATTTGGCAGAAAGACAAAGAGGATTCTTCTTGTGTTGAGTAATTCCAGGTAACATTTCAGTATCGATGTCTTCCATTTCCAACCCATGTGGTAGTTTCCAATCAAAGGAATAGATAAGATTAGCAAGGATAAGTTCCAGTGTTGCAACCGCCATAGGCATACCTGGACAAATTCTACGACCTGCTCCGAAAGGAATCAGTTCAAAATCAAGcccttgaaaatttatagaacTGTCTAAGAATCTCTCAGGGTAAAACTCTTCTGGATCTTTCCAAATCTCTGGATCTCTATGAATTGCCCAAGCATTCACATACACCATTGTCTTTGCTGAAATGTGATACCCATCTATAATGCAATTCTCATTTGATTGTCTTGGCACAAGGAGTGGGGCTGGTAGTTGCAATCTCAGTGTCTCTTTTATCACTGCCTTTAAATATGGAAACTTTtgaacatcatcttcatctaagAGTTCCTTTTTATCTCCACCAAAGTTTCTAAGTTCTTCTTGCAGTTTCTTCATCACTCTTGGGTTTTTTATTAGGTTCGTCATAGCCCAAACTATTGTCGCTGCAGTGGTTTCTGTACCAGCGACAAGCATGTCCTGTAATGAAAATCACCAGTTATGTAATCGTTGATTGCAAAAAAGTTTCATTTTTGTAACTATTTTTGGAACATTGTAGAATCAATACTATTGTACCCAGTATGAAACCCTAGTGCAAAAACTAGTTTGTTAGAAAGGTAGTAACAAACCATAATTGATCCATAAGGAGTTcaagtttaaaaataaattaaaattaaagaagaGTAAAAAATTAAGACAATGTACCATGAGGACCCCCTTGATGTGATTTGAAGTGAGATTAATTGAAAGGGACTTCTGTTTCTTGAGTCGAAGCAACACATCAACTATATCCTCTTCCTCTGGTTTCTGTCTATTGGGATCCATGTGTTCATCAATGACATCTTGGTACAACTTATCCATCTCCTTGAAAATTTGTTCCAAACGTGCATGCATTCCTGTGAGTTTATCGATCCAACCCACGAAAGGAATATAATCTGATACAAAGAAAGAGGCCAGCATGGCCTGAAACTCATGCATCAAATCATGGAACCTACTCCCCTCTGTTCCTTCATACCTCCTCCCGAAGGCAATCCTGCACATTATAGTGCTTGAGAGAGACATTTGTATCGCACTCAAGTTTGTAACAACCGATGAAGCAGCTTGCTCTGATATTTTTTTGATCATTTGCTTGACCTCAAACTTTCTtatggaggaaaagtttgagACACGCTTGCTGCTAAAGATATGGACAACACAGAGTTTTCTGATTTCTCTCCAAGAAACATTGTATGGGGCGAACACAATATCTGACCTGTTATAGGAAAGTTTCTGCTGGCCATGTAGGTTAGGTCGATCAGAAAACACAATGTCATTGGTTTTTAGTACTTCCTTGGCAATTTTAGCGGAAGAAACAACAATAGCTGGCCTTAAACCCAGTTGAAGCGAAAATAGTGGACCATATATCTT
This portion of the Lotus japonicus ecotype B-129 chromosome 3, LjGifu_v1.2 genome encodes:
- the LOC130749173 gene encoding cytochrome P450 71A1-like; translated protein: MVSPLVLVLCLIFPLLLYFFFHKHITFKKQPPRPPGPRGLPIIGNLHQLNNSVLFLQLRELSKIYGPLFSLQLGLRPAIVVSSAKIAKEVLKTNDIVFSDRPNLHGQQKLSYNRSDIVFAPYNVSWREIRKLCVVHIFSSKRVSNFSSIRKFEVKQMIKKISEQAASSVVTNLSAIQMSLSSTIMCRIAFGRRYEGTEGSRFHDLMHEFQAMLASFFVSDYIPFVGWIDKLTGMHARLEQIFKEMDKLYQDVIDEHMDPNRQKPEEEDIVDVLLRLKKQKSLSINLTSNHIKGVLMDMLVAGTETTAATIVWAMTNLIKNPRVMKKLQEELRNFGGDKKELLDEDDVQKFPYLKAVIKETLRLQLPAPLLVPRQSNENCIIDGYHISAKTMVYVNAWAIHRDPEIWKDPEEFYPERFLDSSINFQGLDFELIPFGAGRRICPGMPMAVATLELILANLIYSFDWKLPHGLEMEDIDTEMLPGITQHKKNPLCLSAKCVNATWIYN